The Solibacillus sp. FSL W7-1436 genome window below encodes:
- a CDS encoding phytoene desaturase family protein has protein sequence MSGKKKVVVIGGGLGGLSAAISLQQKGYDVAIYEQNNHLGGKLNRLEQDGFGFDLGPSILTMPHIFETLFQQSGKQMSDYVKIQRLSHQWRSFFPDGNTLDLYENLYDMENLNPSLSKKDIKQYNKLLEYSKGLYEITEQGYFDQGLDNLKEVLQYHGAFQSLRKFDLTSTMFDAIDKRIKNPQFRDMLSYIVKYVGSSAYHAPAVLNMMIYMQHAQGIWYVPGGMHNLANALVKLAEEIGVTFHLGKKIVKLDKNKRVITAAYTDDGTKLTADYFVSNMEVIPAYKQLTEEKESYTDKLDEKFEPASSGLVLHLGVKNSYPQLAHHNFFFAKNMKKQMNLIFEKHELPDDPVIYLVNVNKTDPKQALPGHENLKILPHIPHLQDKPLTRQQYTEFAEKVLIKLENMGLDNLRESIVTKDMWTPHDIERTYSSDRGAIYGTVSDKKINKGFKHPKQSERYDNLYFVGGTVNPGGGMPMVTLSGQQVAKKLIEKDRKK, from the coding sequence ATGTCCGGGAAGAAAAAAGTGGTTGTAATAGGCGGAGGGCTTGGCGGTTTATCAGCGGCAATTTCACTCCAGCAAAAAGGATACGATGTAGCTATATATGAACAGAACAATCATCTCGGCGGAAAGCTGAACCGTCTGGAACAGGATGGTTTCGGTTTTGATTTAGGGCCATCGATTCTGACGATGCCCCACATATTCGAGACTTTATTTCAGCAAAGCGGAAAACAGATGAGTGATTATGTGAAGATTCAACGGTTGAGCCATCAGTGGCGCTCATTTTTCCCGGACGGTAATACACTTGATTTATATGAGAATTTGTACGATATGGAAAACTTGAATCCTTCTCTCTCGAAAAAAGATATTAAACAATACAATAAATTACTGGAATACTCGAAAGGATTATACGAAATAACGGAGCAAGGATACTTTGATCAGGGATTGGACAATCTCAAAGAAGTGCTTCAATATCACGGTGCGTTTCAGTCATTGCGTAAATTTGATTTAACGTCGACAATGTTTGATGCGATTGATAAAAGAATTAAGAATCCGCAATTCCGGGATATGCTGAGTTATATTGTAAAATATGTCGGATCTTCCGCCTATCATGCGCCGGCAGTTCTTAATATGATGATTTACATGCAGCACGCCCAGGGAATATGGTATGTGCCTGGCGGAATGCACAATTTAGCAAATGCTTTAGTGAAGTTAGCGGAAGAAATTGGTGTAACATTCCATCTTGGGAAAAAGATCGTGAAGCTGGATAAAAACAAGCGAGTTATTACGGCTGCCTATACGGATGATGGCACGAAACTGACTGCTGATTATTTTGTTTCCAATATGGAAGTCATTCCGGCATATAAACAATTGACCGAAGAAAAAGAGAGCTATACCGATAAATTAGATGAAAAATTCGAACCAGCAAGTTCAGGACTTGTTTTACATTTAGGGGTTAAAAACAGCTACCCTCAACTGGCCCATCATAATTTCTTTTTCGCTAAAAATATGAAAAAGCAAATGAATCTGATTTTTGAGAAGCATGAACTTCCGGATGATCCTGTCATTTATTTAGTGAACGTGAATAAAACAGATCCAAAACAAGCACTGCCGGGTCATGAGAACCTTAAAATCCTTCCACATATTCCTCACCTTCAAGATAAGCCTCTAACTCGGCAGCAATATACCGAGTTTGCGGAAAAGGTATTAATAAAGCTGGAAAATATGGGTTTGGACAATCTTAGAGAAAGTATTGTTACAAAGGATATGTGGACACCTCATGATATTGAACGGACGTATTCTTCGGACCGCGGGGCAATTTACGGAACTGTATCCGATAAGAAAATAAATAAAGGATTTAAACATCCGAAGCAAAGTGAACGCTATGATAATTTATATTTCGTCGGGGGAACTGTTAATCCGGGTGGCGGTATGCCAATGGTTACGCTTAGCGGGCAACAGGTGGCGAAGAAACTGATCGAAAAAGATAGGAAGAAGTAA
- a CDS encoding S-layer homology domain-containing protein, whose amino-acid sequence MDSKKAQKLSKAAVATVLATSGVLVAIPHQANAISFSDLNPNADYYEPIIDLANRKIATGYSNGTFKPNTAITREDAAKMLALTIDVNITNPKNPGFKDVTVNNPNYRYIAALAEAGVINGYSDKTFKPKEPITRGQMAKILTLGFKFGISTKLTHGFKDVSNKNANAYFIQTLYDLNVTKGKTPVSFDPFNTVTRGQMATFIWRAEKADRGNPVYTVGDIVGNQIYINGVPYTVASHLRSIINAGNQNVLKGAYIEGSYSGKTLQNISKLTINASGTSSRLLALDGGNSSFAGELVINGSYLRFKNIDFTGRVEVAEAPRRSLAALGNVRIASIGNFASFIDWGTPTNPKNEDFLNPDDKETLQDKPDPTKPEHLQKYTERLTNVKKYVDFENSDIRNLYVTADRTFLKANYTIDRLTVQGNVANMELYASPRAMYIDTDYNVSIYGVHYIQYVYKNTLKNVYLNTDSSYGYYYITSSNGFTNLGTHAYISKAIIPNNKTVNDVFDDYKTDDPNIGYVEDENGKAVDRDPVENTIVTDVTSPTITQLDVAAGGSTADVTLTADEDGTYYYVIKKADEKPPTISEIKTGGTKYNGSGPLVMDEPVNFTVTGLETMTDYIIYAIVIDEADNVSEKEEQEFSTIDNRPPTFRLDKGETMYGGKRLQFVIKGIAEPGEYFYYIREKSPVTMPDPTVDEIMKRYTGKGTITKPDDIVITETKYGATPAIGDIKPNTEYEIYAVMVDKSGNKMRNPAPKIILKTEAPDMTYPYVIQPPELQLADKEKGYFYITVSEELDKATAENPDNYLLSGTGIVNISGHKEMKPVEVQYSNKRIRLTIPSVSSLVNGDTIVATILKGVKDLAENEFENKDVVPVGMEPRNYAQYSHSDALQPTIRIRNVVTGPSQYEIEVNTNKAGTYYYMILPSDYDEVIAERGITNRHFVDEFSTDPDIVKGKFQTKTSAGTTDDYIADGQNPATLGTFKFNVTKPTPPKLNPFKSYKIYMVLKDRSGQLSKIESRPLIDDSKPPLVSGFKVENVEGTDNRIRVTANVDEKANFFALPVRKYIKKIVNGKEEYELNTDYFDTSGNLKDLADVLRTTPNDPGLFDTFKTLGARDIGQSTGPGTFNFTPSNLNLTAHEEYGIYVGVVDSIGNFTLLQRSVGGSEATDEPKGNPLQATFYTDGTKPFIKEVVVRDGELTNSNPKFILTFNEAIMRQNGNSGLTNYNKPGSFTLSDIVTIKDSLGHDITTDYVIEGTYGTAITNTTNETQLVIKLKTPDLTKAKRTFTVEMKGESATVYDYKGANGFDTTKIGTYIYPPYIDSKIRDAILTGINIGSIKVPASKTMRVIAELDIELSVNQTYYYAVTGASRTSVDPALVMKLVKNPNTPNNEIIAYGSGPLQANSPADKQFTLNLTAPRVAAGTYDPIFIAGNHIYIFTVDKFGNIVWAINDGTTNKYRVISNDLNIPFQ is encoded by the coding sequence ATGGACTCGAAAAAGGCACAAAAACTTTCAAAGGCAGCGGTCGCAACGGTTTTGGCGACAAGTGGTGTGCTAGTCGCAATACCCCACCAGGCAAATGCCATTTCGTTCAGTGATTTAAATCCAAATGCGGATTATTACGAGCCGATTATCGATTTAGCCAACCGTAAAATTGCAACAGGTTATTCGAACGGTACATTTAAACCAAACACAGCAATTACTCGTGAAGATGCTGCAAAAATGCTGGCACTGACGATTGATGTAAATATAACAAATCCAAAAAATCCTGGGTTTAAAGACGTGACAGTGAATAATCCAAATTACCGTTACATCGCCGCATTGGCAGAGGCGGGTGTCATTAATGGCTATTCAGATAAAACCTTTAAACCAAAAGAGCCGATTACACGCGGACAAATGGCTAAAATTTTAACGCTTGGCTTCAAGTTTGGCATTTCCACAAAACTTACTCATGGTTTCAAGGATGTTTCAAATAAAAATGCCAATGCGTATTTTATACAGACACTTTATGATTTGAATGTAACAAAAGGAAAAACACCTGTTTCATTTGATCCTTTTAATACCGTAACACGCGGGCAGATGGCGACATTTATTTGGCGAGCAGAAAAAGCGGACCGGGGCAATCCGGTATACACAGTCGGGGATATTGTTGGAAATCAAATATACATAAACGGTGTCCCGTACACGGTGGCATCCCATTTACGCAGTATTATTAATGCGGGAAATCAAAATGTATTAAAAGGTGCCTACATCGAGGGAAGCTATTCAGGAAAGACCCTTCAAAATATTTCGAAGCTTACGATAAATGCGAGCGGAACTTCTTCGCGTTTATTGGCGCTTGATGGAGGCAATTCTTCGTTTGCAGGAGAACTTGTCATTAACGGAAGCTATTTGCGCTTCAAAAACATCGATTTTACAGGACGTGTGGAAGTGGCAGAAGCACCGCGACGTTCGCTTGCTGCATTGGGGAATGTGCGTATTGCGAGTATAGGGAACTTCGCATCGTTCATCGACTGGGGCACACCTACAAACCCGAAAAATGAAGATTTCCTGAATCCTGATGATAAGGAAACACTGCAGGATAAGCCGGACCCGACAAAGCCCGAGCACCTGCAAAAATACACCGAACGTTTGACAAATGTTAAGAAATACGTGGACTTTGAAAATTCGGATATTCGTAATCTGTATGTAACTGCGGACCGTACATTTTTAAAAGCCAACTATACTATCGACCGCCTGACGGTACAGGGGAATGTGGCAAACATGGAGCTGTATGCAAGCCCGAGAGCGATGTATATCGATACGGACTATAATGTTTCTATTTATGGCGTTCATTATATTCAATACGTGTATAAAAACACGTTGAAAAATGTGTACCTGAATACAGACAGCTCGTATGGCTATTATTACATTACATCAAGCAATGGCTTTACGAATCTTGGTACACATGCCTATATTTCCAAAGCAATCATCCCGAATAATAAAACCGTAAACGATGTGTTTGACGATTATAAAACGGATGACCCGAACATTGGATATGTAGAGGATGAAAACGGAAAAGCGGTTGACCGCGATCCGGTGGAAAATACGATTGTTACCGATGTTACGTCTCCAACCATTACACAGTTGGATGTAGCAGCCGGCGGATCGACAGCCGATGTGACATTAACAGCGGATGAAGATGGAACATACTATTATGTCATTAAAAAGGCCGATGAAAAACCCCCAACAATAAGTGAGATTAAAACAGGCGGTACAAAATACAACGGCAGTGGGCCACTCGTAATGGACGAGCCTGTGAACTTTACTGTAACCGGTCTGGAAACGATGACGGACTATATCATTTATGCAATTGTAATTGATGAAGCGGACAATGTATCAGAGAAGGAAGAGCAGGAATTCTCGACAATCGATAACCGACCACCGACATTCCGTCTCGATAAAGGCGAAACGATGTACGGAGGTAAGCGTCTGCAATTTGTCATTAAGGGAATTGCAGAGCCGGGCGAATACTTCTACTATATTCGCGAAAAATCGCCTGTTACGATGCCGGACCCGACTGTCGATGAAATTATGAAGCGCTACACAGGAAAAGGAACAATTACAAAACCTGATGATATCGTCATTACCGAAACGAAATATGGTGCAACTCCGGCAATCGGCGATATTAAACCAAACACAGAGTATGAAATTTATGCGGTAATGGTCGATAAATCGGGCAACAAGATGCGCAATCCTGCACCGAAGATTATATTGAAGACAGAAGCGCCGGATATGACCTATCCGTATGTTATTCAACCGCCGGAGCTGCAACTGGCAGATAAGGAAAAAGGCTATTTCTATATAACCGTGAGCGAAGAACTTGATAAAGCAACAGCTGAAAATCCTGATAACTATTTATTATCCGGTACAGGAATTGTCAATATATCAGGGCACAAAGAAATGAAGCCAGTCGAAGTTCAATACTCCAACAAGCGAATTCGTTTAACGATTCCTTCCGTCAGCTCTTTAGTAAATGGTGATACGATTGTCGCTACCATTTTAAAAGGGGTAAAGGATTTAGCGGAAAATGAATTCGAAAATAAGGATGTTGTGCCGGTGGGAATGGAACCGCGGAATTATGCGCAGTACAGCCATTCGGACGCATTACAGCCGACAATCCGGATCAGAAATGTCGTAACGGGTCCTTCCCAATATGAAATCGAAGTAAATACAAACAAAGCCGGTACGTACTATTACATGATCTTACCATCTGATTATGATGAGGTAATTGCAGAGCGCGGTATTACAAATCGTCATTTCGTCGATGAGTTTTCTACAGATCCAGATATAGTAAAAGGGAAATTCCAGACAAAGACATCGGCAGGTACAACTGATGACTATATTGCGGATGGCCAAAATCCGGCAACGCTTGGCACATTTAAATTTAATGTAACAAAGCCTACACCGCCAAAACTTAATCCGTTTAAAAGCTATAAAATATATATGGTGTTGAAAGATCGTTCAGGGCAACTTTCAAAAATTGAAAGCAGACCGTTAATTGACGATTCAAAACCACCGCTCGTATCCGGCTTTAAAGTTGAAAATGTTGAAGGAACGGACAACAGAATCCGAGTAACAGCAAATGTGGACGAAAAGGCGAACTTCTTCGCATTACCTGTGCGTAAATATATTAAAAAGATAGTAAACGGTAAAGAAGAATACGAGTTGAACACCGATTACTTCGATACGTCAGGGAACCTGAAAGATTTAGCTGATGTACTGAGGACGACACCGAATGATCCAGGGCTTTTTGACACTTTTAAAACTTTAGGTGCAAGAGATATTGGTCAGTCGACAGGCCCTGGTACTTTTAACTTTACGCCGTCCAACCTGAATTTAACTGCCCATGAAGAGTACGGTATTTATGTAGGGGTTGTAGATTCAATCGGCAACTTTACGTTATTACAGCGCAGTGTGGGTGGTAGTGAGGCAACGGATGAACCAAAAGGTAATCCGTTGCAGGCTACATTCTATACGGATGGAACTAAGCCGTTTATTAAAGAAGTTGTTGTTCGTGACGGAGAATTGACAAATTCAAACCCTAAATTTATATTGACATTCAATGAAGCGATTATGCGTCAAAATGGTAATTCGGGATTAACAAATTATAATAAACCGGGAAGCTTCACTTTATCGGATATTGTGACAATTAAAGATTCACTTGGTCATGACATTACGACGGATTATGTAATTGAAGGAACATATGGTACGGCGATTACGAATACGACAAATGAAACTCAATTAGTCATCAAATTAAAAACACCGGACCTTACAAAAGCAAAAAGAACATTTACTGTAGAGATGAAAGGCGAAAGTGCAACTGTGTACGATTACAAAGGTGCGAACGGATTTGATACGACGAAGATCGGTACGTATATTTATCCGCCTTATATTGATAGTAAAATTAGAGATGCGATTCTGACAGGTATTAATATTGGTTCAATAAAAGTTCCGGCATCAAAAACAATGCGGGTAATTGCAGAGCTTGATATTGAACTATCGGTAAATCAGACTTATTACTATGCGGTTACGGGCGCTTCAAGAACATCCGTTGACCCAGCACTTGTTATGAAGTTAGTGAAAAATCCGAATACGCCAAACAACGAGATAATTGCTTACGGTTCCGGTCCGTTACAGGCAAACAGTCCGGCAGACAAACAATTTACATTAAACTTAACTGCCCCTCGTGTTGCTGCGGGCACATATGATCCGATTTTCATTGCAGGTAACCATATTTATATTTTCACTGTTGATAAATTCGGTAATATTGTTTGGGCAATTAATGATGGGACAACAAATAAATATAGAGTGATTAGTAATGATTTAAACATTCCATTCCAGTAA
- a CDS encoding GNAT family N-acetyltransferase, with protein MENLNLMLEKNSHLESDRLFLRPISIEDTEDMYEYTADEETMKFLYHAHKDLEQTKKMIENYFMKEPAGKYAIVLKESNKMIGAIEFRVHEWNKSGELGFTLNRSFWGKGYISEASKVVLDLAFNTLGLERVFAESHVHNAASAKVMQRLGMTHEGTMRKNHMIKGTLVDSVYYSILKEEFQQA; from the coding sequence ATGGAAAATCTTAATTTAATGCTTGAAAAAAATAGTCATTTGGAAAGCGATCGTCTTTTTTTACGCCCAATTTCAATTGAAGATACTGAAGATATGTACGAATATACAGCGGATGAAGAAACAATGAAATTCCTTTATCATGCACACAAAGATCTAGAACAAACGAAGAAAATGATTGAGAATTATTTTATGAAAGAACCTGCCGGGAAGTATGCGATCGTATTAAAAGAAAGCAATAAAATGATCGGTGCAATTGAATTCCGTGTTCATGAATGGAATAAAAGCGGCGAACTTGGCTTTACATTGAACCGCAGTTTCTGGGGAAAAGGCTATATATCAGAAGCCAGCAAAGTTGTACTGGATTTAGCCTTCAATACACTCGGCTTAGAACGAGTATTTGCGGAATCACACGTTCATAATGCGGCTTCCGCTAAAGTAATGCAGCGTTTAGGGATGACCCATGAAGGAACAATGCGAAAAAATCATATGATCAAAGGTACTCTCGTAGATAGTGTATATTACTCTATTTTAAAAGAGGAATTCCAACAGGCTTAA
- a CDS encoding glycosyltransferase, translating to METLYLVVQILSLLGLLCGVLMFWSTRKPPAKEGNPPLPLLSIIIPARNEALRLPPLLKSLQQQSWKRFEIIVVDDGSSDHTAEVASSYGAKVLICKQVGEMSPGKSNACAYGAQSARGEWLLFLDADVQLAAEDSLERIVNSFSKQEGKGILSIQPYHQIVKRYENLSVIFNIIVLTGMNVFTVWKEKFATAGSFGPCILCDNESYIATGGHEAAEESIMDDFALSDVFIAKDLPVTNYAGKGIINMRMYEEGPKQLMEGWTKNLATASQSTHKFVMLLIQLWIFGVIMVAMAPFIAFLTESSVAFFSSIVVYLLYGAHLYLLAKRVGDFHLVVFLIYPFFDLFFTSVFLYSLYRTHVLHSVMWRGRKIKV from the coding sequence ATGGAAACTTTGTATTTGGTTGTGCAAATACTATCCTTACTCGGTTTATTATGTGGTGTCCTGATGTTTTGGTCTACAAGAAAACCACCAGCAAAAGAGGGGAATCCGCCATTACCTTTATTGTCGATCATCATACCAGCCAGAAATGAAGCGCTTCGGTTGCCGCCATTGTTAAAATCACTCCAGCAACAAAGTTGGAAGCGTTTTGAAATAATTGTAGTCGATGATGGTTCCTCGGATCATACTGCTGAAGTTGCATCGTCATACGGAGCGAAGGTTTTAATATGTAAACAAGTAGGCGAGATGAGCCCGGGTAAATCCAATGCTTGTGCGTATGGGGCACAATCTGCAAGAGGAGAATGGCTCCTTTTTTTGGATGCGGATGTTCAGCTTGCTGCTGAAGACAGCCTTGAGCGCATTGTAAACAGCTTTAGCAAGCAAGAAGGAAAAGGGATATTATCAATTCAGCCATATCACCAAATTGTAAAACGATATGAAAATTTATCGGTAATATTTAATATTATTGTGCTGACAGGAATGAATGTATTTACTGTTTGGAAAGAAAAGTTTGCAACGGCAGGATCATTTGGACCATGTATTCTTTGTGATAATGAGAGTTACATTGCAACGGGAGGCCATGAAGCTGCGGAAGAATCGATTATGGATGACTTTGCGCTGAGTGATGTTTTTATAGCGAAAGACTTACCGGTGACCAATTATGCCGGAAAAGGGATTATAAATATGCGAATGTATGAAGAGGGACCGAAGCAACTAATGGAAGGCTGGACAAAAAATTTGGCGACAGCTTCCCAATCCACTCATAAATTTGTCATGCTACTCATACAGCTTTGGATTTTTGGTGTTATTATGGTCGCAATGGCTCCCTTCATCGCCTTTTTAACGGAATCTTCTGTAGCGTTCTTCAGCAGCATTGTCGTCTATTTATTATACGGTGCGCATTTGTATTTGCTTGCGAAAAGAGTAGGGGATTTTCATCTCGTTGTTTTCTTGATTTATCCTTTTTTTGATTTATTTTTTACATCCGTATTTTTGTACTCATTATACCGTACGCATGTTTTGCATTCGGTCATGTGGAGAGGCAGAAAAATCAAAGTGTAA
- a CDS encoding glycosyl-4,4'-diaponeurosporenoate acyltransferase CrtO family protein: MTVINAIWLLVVNIVAWFVLHLSISALCFNIPLRFFLKNVVFFRIAKWEEHGEIWNRLFLVKKWKKHLIDGSLIAKKSYNKSHLHGTKRENLIVFAAETKRAEMTHWLLILPAPLFFLWNPVWAGWINIIYALFANLPFILTQRYNRGRIENILDLPDRNN; the protein is encoded by the coding sequence ATGACAGTTATTAATGCAATTTGGCTTCTCGTTGTTAACATAGTGGCATGGTTCGTTCTTCACTTATCAATTTCAGCGCTCTGTTTCAACATTCCTTTACGCTTTTTTCTGAAGAATGTTGTATTTTTCCGTATTGCAAAGTGGGAGGAGCACGGGGAAATCTGGAATCGGTTATTTTTAGTGAAGAAATGGAAAAAGCACTTAATTGATGGCTCTTTGATTGCAAAGAAAAGTTACAATAAAAGCCATTTACATGGTACGAAGCGGGAAAATCTGATCGTCTTTGCCGCTGAAACAAAAAGGGCTGAAATGACGCATTGGCTGCTTATTTTACCTGCGCCACTATTTTTCCTCTGGAACCCTGTTTGGGCAGGCTGGATTAATATTATCTACGCACTCTTCGCCAATCTACCATTTATATTAACGCAACGTTATAACAGAGGGCGAATTGAAAATATTTTAGATTTACCAGATCGCAACAATTAA
- a CDS encoding CaiB/BaiF CoA transferase family protein: MTILNGLKILDFSSLLPGPLASMMFADLGADVIHVESERRVDLMRIMPPYDEDKESYFHQHLNRSKKSLQLNLKSAESIEIIKKLIQDYDIVIEGFRPGVMKRLGIDYETLREFNPRLIYCAITGYGQTGPYATRPGHDNNYLSIGGVLNHSRLKDKKPVAMGIQIADIAGGTMHAAVGILAAALHREKTGEGKFIDVSMTDAMFSMNALYGTQYLGSGRPPQPEEEILNGGTFYDYYRTKDGRYFSVGSLEPQFRKLLCEALGIPELIDSTFNDSYYTQQRFKEAVTDAFCSKTFDQWLEIFNEDFHGCVEPVLTFDEACEHPQIKARNMLVEVRKPDGSSQRQIGTALKISGVEPTYKHVGAKIGEHTEEILTAYGYSKEQIEQLTNDGVLQ; the protein is encoded by the coding sequence ATGACTATTTTAAATGGATTAAAAATACTGGATTTTTCTTCTCTATTGCCTGGGCCGCTTGCGTCAATGATGTTTGCGGATCTCGGTGCAGATGTGATTCATGTGGAGTCAGAGCGCCGTGTTGATTTAATGCGGATTATGCCGCCGTATGATGAGGACAAGGAATCCTACTTCCACCAGCATTTAAACCGTTCAAAAAAGTCTTTGCAGCTTAATCTGAAGTCTGCGGAGAGCATTGAAATTATTAAAAAGCTTATCCAAGATTACGACATTGTCATTGAAGGATTCCGTCCTGGAGTGATGAAACGGCTAGGAATTGACTATGAAACACTGCGTGAATTCAACCCGCGCCTCATTTACTGTGCAATTACAGGCTACGGGCAAACGGGGCCTTACGCAACCCGGCCAGGCCATGATAATAACTATTTATCGATTGGCGGTGTACTCAATCATTCGCGTCTGAAGGATAAAAAGCCCGTTGCTATGGGTATTCAAATTGCGGATATTGCAGGCGGGACAATGCATGCTGCTGTCGGAATTTTAGCGGCTGCTCTTCACCGTGAAAAAACTGGTGAAGGGAAATTTATCGATGTTTCGATGACTGATGCGATGTTTTCGATGAATGCTTTATATGGTACGCAATACCTTGGAAGCGGCCGTCCGCCTCAGCCGGAAGAGGAAATTTTAAATGGCGGAACATTTTATGATTACTACCGGACGAAAGACGGTCGTTATTTCTCAGTCGGCAGTCTGGAACCGCAATTCCGTAAACTATTATGTGAAGCGCTTGGCATTCCGGAACTGATCGACAGCACATTTAATGACTCCTACTATACACAGCAGCGCTTTAAAGAAGCAGTTACCGATGCATTTTGTTCAAAAACATTTGATCAGTGGCTTGAAATTTTCAATGAGGATTTCCATGGATGTGTGGAGCCGGTACTTACATTTGACGAAGCTTGCGAACACCCGCAAATTAAAGCACGGAATATGCTCGTAGAAGTTCGGAAACCGGATGGATCCTCGCAGCGCCAAATTGGAACAGCCTTGAAGATAAGCGGTGTTGAACCGACTTACAAACATGTCGGGGCAAAAATAGGTGAACATACCGAGGAAATTTTAACTGCTTACGGCTATAGTAAAGAACAAATCGAGCAGCTGACAAACGATGGCGTATTGCAATAA
- a CDS encoding 3-ketoacyl-ACP reductase has translation MSQSLQGKVAVVTGAARGIGKAVAVALAKEGVNVGIIARSEEALQNVAKEIESHGVKAAYAVADVSNLEQVQKAAAHLKEELGLTDILVNNAGVGKFDKLVDMDPAEFKEIVDINVMGTFYVSHTIVPQLIEKNAGDVINISSTNGLNGAATSSAYSASKFGVIGLTESLAAEVRRNNIRVTALAPSTIATDLADALNLVPDEKRDQYMHPEDIADYIIAQLKLNNRMYIKNATLMNTNPF, from the coding sequence TTGAGTCAGTCATTACAAGGTAAAGTAGCAGTTGTAACAGGTGCTGCACGCGGAATCGGTAAAGCGGTAGCAGTAGCATTAGCAAAAGAGGGTGTGAACGTAGGGATCATTGCACGTTCAGAAGAAGCACTACAGAACGTGGCGAAAGAAATTGAAAGCCATGGTGTTAAAGCTGCCTATGCAGTGGCGGATGTTTCAAATTTAGAACAAGTACAGAAGGCTGCTGCCCATCTAAAAGAAGAGTTGGGTTTAACGGATATTTTAGTTAACAATGCGGGCGTAGGGAAATTCGATAAGCTTGTTGATATGGATCCGGCAGAATTTAAAGAAATTGTCGACATCAATGTAATGGGTACTTTTTATGTATCGCACACAATTGTACCGCAATTAATAGAAAAAAATGCAGGTGATGTTATTAATATTTCATCTACAAACGGTTTAAACGGTGCAGCAACATCAAGTGCATACAGTGCTTCTAAATTCGGTGTCATCGGCTTAACAGAGTCGCTAGCAGCAGAAGTGCGCCGCAACAATATTCGTGTAACAGCATTAGCGCCAAGTACAATCGCAACAGATTTGGCGGATGCACTGAACTTAGTGCCTGATGAAAAAAGAGATCAATATATGCACCCTGAAGATATTGCAGACTATATTATCGCGCAATTGAAGCTGAACAACCGCATGTATATTAAAAACGCAACATTAATGAATACAAATCCGTTCTAA